A single window of Vigna radiata var. radiata cultivar VC1973A chromosome 4, Vradiata_ver6, whole genome shotgun sequence DNA harbors:
- the LOC106759193 gene encoding U-box domain-containing protein 38 yields MGGNGKHRWKISFHRSSSQSSKLPPKEFTCPISGSLMFDPVVVASGQTFERLAVQVCKDLNFSPKQEDGTRPDFSTVIPNLALKTTILNWCDKSRTQHPPAPDYASLEGLVRQAMVLSVEQNQQEEREERIRVSEKELLNAVPDNPPVIFSHAATELSPRVNHFNSGSSSEESVIILPSPGTPLPFTVRPTCFSSSSSFEIEIENPSAPVSEEEERILKKLKSSEVFEQEEGVIALRKITRSKVEARLLLCTPRVLLALRGLIASRYGVVQVNAVASLVNLSLEKQNKVKIVRSGFVPFLIDVLKGGLDESQEHAAGALFSLALDDDNKMAIGVLGALQPLVHSLRAESDRTRHDSALALYHLSLVQSNRVKLVKLGVVPTLLSMVVAGNLASRVLLILCNLAVCTEGRTAMLDANAVECLVGLLRTNELDSEATRENCVAALFALSHRSLRFKGLAKEARVVEVLKEVEKTGTERAREKARKVLHMLRTVGDGGDDEGDEFYDSVGLTRNRYRIGAGRNHNILNTTTF; encoded by the coding sequence ATGGGTGGCAATGGGAAGCACAGATGGAAAATCTCCTTCCACCGCTCCTCTTCCCAATCCTCTAAGCTCCCTCCCAAGGAATTTACGTGCCCCATTTCCGGCTCCTTAATGTTCGACCCGGTTGTCGTCGCTTCGGGTCAAACCTTCGAACGTCTCGCTGTTCAAGTCTGCAAGGACCTCAACTTCTCCCCCAAGCAAGAAGACGGCACCCGACCCGATTTCTCAACGGTAATCCCTAACTTAGCCCTCAAAACCACAATCCTCAATTGGTGCGATAAATCCCGCACCCAACACCCGCCCGCACCCGATTACGCCTCCCTCGAGGGCCTCGTCAGGCAAGCAATGGTTCTTTCAGTGGAACAAAACCAACAGGAAGAACGAGAAGAACGAATTAGGGTTTCCGAAAAGGAGCTTCTCAACGCGGTCCCTGATAACCCTCCCGTCATTTTCTCACACGCCGCCACTGAGTTAAGCCCCCGAGTTAACCACTTCAACTCGGGATCCTCCTCCGAGGAATCGGTCATCATTCTGCCCAGTCCGGGAACGCCGTTACCGTTTACTGTTCGTCCAACCTgcttctcctcctcctcctccttcgAGATTGAAATTGAAAACCCTAGCGCGCCGGTTTCGGAGGAAGAGGAAAgaatattgaagaaattgaagagCAGCGAGGTGTTTGAGCAAGAGGAAGGTGTAATCGCGCTGAGGAAGATCACGAGGAGCAAAGTGGAGGCTAGGCTCTTGCTCTGCACGCCGCGGGTGCTGCTGGCGCTGCGCGGTTTGATCGCTTCGCGGTACGGCGTTGTTCAGGTCAACGCGGTGGCGTCTCTGGTCAACCTCTCGCTGGAGAAGCAGAACAAGGTAAAGATAGTGAGGTCGGGGTTTGTACCGTTTTTAATCGATGTTTTGAAGGGGGGATTGGATGAGTCGCAGGAGCACGCTGCGGGCGCGCTTTTCAGTTTAGCGTTGGATGATGATAATAAAATGGCCATTGGCGTTCTCGGCGCGTTGCAGCCGCTGGTACACTCGCTGCGTGCCGAGTCCGATAGGACTCGGCATGACTCGGCGCTCGCGTTGTATCATCTGAGCCTGGTTCAGAGTAACCGAGTGAAGCTGGTGAAACTCGGGGTGGTACCGACGCTTTTGTCCATGGTGGTGGCGGGGAACTTGGCGAGCCGAGTGCTGCTGATTCTGTGCAACCTGGCGGTTTGCACGGAGGGGCGCACGGCGATGCTGGACGCGAACGCGGTGGAGTGTCTGGTGGGGTTGTTGAGGACGAACGAGTTGGACTCAGAGGCGACTCGGGAGAATTGCGTGGCAGCGCTGTTCGCGCTGAGTCATAGGAGCTTGAGGTTCAAAGGGTTGGCGAAGGAGGCGAGGGTTGTGGAGGTTTTGAAGGAGGTTGAAAAAACGGGAACAGAGAGGGCCAGGGAGAAGGCCAGGAAGGTGTTGCACATGTTGAGAACTGTGGGCGATGGAGGTGATGATGAAGGTGACGAATTTTACGACTCGGTCGGGTTGACGCGGAACCGTTACCGAATTGGTGCTGGCAGGAACCACAACATCCTCAACACGACCACGTTTTAG
- the LOC106759194 gene encoding 7-methylxanthosine synthase 1 isoform X1 → MERDQPSLHMNSGKGEMSYANNSSIQRQMMLKAKFILEETITRLYRDSSPNCMKVADLGCSVGPNTLLVISNIINMVDTACTHCDLPTFQFYLNDLFGNDFNTTIKLLPDFYTKLVQYKGHGSCFINITPGSFYGRLFPSNSINLFHSSNSLHWLSQDPLLECKDAASVNKGHCHIVSTSPPEVRKAYLKQYQQDFKLFLRSRSEELVPGGAMVLMHLGYHETPRRTSFEIVSLILNDMLMEGLIEEAKLESFNIPVYEPTVEEVKHVIQEEESLFLERLEVVITAWDEGINIEGGDDDSFHGENVRVEIISKHVQAAMEPLLSEKFDAEVIKELFVRFQKKIMQIMKVEKLESATFVISITKKA, encoded by the exons ATGGAAAGAGATCAACCATCCCTTCACATGAATAGTGGCAAGGGAGAAATGAGTTATGCAAACAACTCCTCCATACAA AGACAAATGATGCTTAAAGCAAAATTCATTCTAGAAGAAACAATAACAAGGCTATATCGTGATTCTTCTCCAAACTGCATGAAAGTAGCAGACTTAGGTTGTTCAGTTGGACCAAATACACTTCTTGTAATATCAAACATCATTAACATGGTTGATACAGCATGCACTCACTGTGATCTACCAACATTCCAATTTTATCTCAATGATTTATTTGGAAATGATTTCAATACCACCATCAAGTTACTTCCAGATTTTTACACAAAACTAGTACAATACAAAGGACATGGTTCATGCTTTATTAATATCACACCTGGATCCTTCTATGGAAGACTCTTTCCCAGTAATTCCATAAACCTTTTTCATTCCTCCAACAGTCTACACTGGCTTTCTCAG GATCCATTATTGGAGTGTAAGGATGCAGCATCCGTTAACAAGGGTCATTGTCATATAGTTAGCACAAGCCCTCCTGAAGTACGAAAAGCTTACCTTAAGCAGTATCAGCAAGACTTCAAATTGTTTCTGAGGTCACGTTCTGAGGAACTTGTTCCAGGAGGAGCAATGGTGTTGATGCATCTGGGCTATCATGAAACTCCTAGAAGAACAAGTTTTGAAATAGTTAGTTTGATTCTCAATGATATGCTCATGGAG GGTTTGATTGAAGAAGCAAAATTAGAGTCGTTTAATATACCAGTGTATGAACCTACAGTTGAAGAAGTTAAGCATGTGATTCAGGAAGAAGAGTCACTGTTTCTTGAAAGATTAGAAGTTGTTATCACGGCTTGGGATGAAGGCATAAACATTGAAGGTGGTGACGATGATTCCTTTCATGGTGAAAATGTGAGAGTCGAAATCATTTCCAAGCACGTACAAGCAGCAATGGAGCCTCTCTTATCAGAGAAGTTTGATGCAGAGGTTATAAAGGAACTATTTGTCAGGTTTCAGAAGAAAATTATGCAGataatgaaggttgaaaaattaGAGAGTGCTACTTTTGTGATATCCATTACAAAAAAGGCTTGA
- the LOC106759194 gene encoding 7-methylxanthosine synthase 1 isoform X2, whose translation MERDQPSLHMNSGKGEMSYANNSSIQRQMMLKAKFILEETITRLYRDSSPNCMKVADLGCSVGPNTLLVISNIINMVDTACTHCDLPTFQFYLNDLFGNDFNTTIKLLPDFYTKLVQYKGHGSCFINITPGSFYGRLFPSNSINLFHSSNSLHWLSQDPLLECKDAASVNKGHCHIVSTSPPEVRKAYLKQYQQDFKLFLRSRSEELVPGGAMVLMHLGYHETPRRTSFEIVSLILNDMLMEEEESLFLERLEVVITAWDEGINIEGGDDDSFHGENVRVEIISKHVQAAMEPLLSEKFDAEVIKELFVRFQKKIMQIMKVEKLESATFVISITKKA comes from the exons ATGGAAAGAGATCAACCATCCCTTCACATGAATAGTGGCAAGGGAGAAATGAGTTATGCAAACAACTCCTCCATACAA AGACAAATGATGCTTAAAGCAAAATTCATTCTAGAAGAAACAATAACAAGGCTATATCGTGATTCTTCTCCAAACTGCATGAAAGTAGCAGACTTAGGTTGTTCAGTTGGACCAAATACACTTCTTGTAATATCAAACATCATTAACATGGTTGATACAGCATGCACTCACTGTGATCTACCAACATTCCAATTTTATCTCAATGATTTATTTGGAAATGATTTCAATACCACCATCAAGTTACTTCCAGATTTTTACACAAAACTAGTACAATACAAAGGACATGGTTCATGCTTTATTAATATCACACCTGGATCCTTCTATGGAAGACTCTTTCCCAGTAATTCCATAAACCTTTTTCATTCCTCCAACAGTCTACACTGGCTTTCTCAG GATCCATTATTGGAGTGTAAGGATGCAGCATCCGTTAACAAGGGTCATTGTCATATAGTTAGCACAAGCCCTCCTGAAGTACGAAAAGCTTACCTTAAGCAGTATCAGCAAGACTTCAAATTGTTTCTGAGGTCACGTTCTGAGGAACTTGTTCCAGGAGGAGCAATGGTGTTGATGCATCTGGGCTATCATGAAACTCCTAGAAGAACAAGTTTTGAAATAGTTAGTTTGATTCTCAATGATATGCTCATGGAG GAAGAAGAGTCACTGTTTCTTGAAAGATTAGAAGTTGTTATCACGGCTTGGGATGAAGGCATAAACATTGAAGGTGGTGACGATGATTCCTTTCATGGTGAAAATGTGAGAGTCGAAATCATTTCCAAGCACGTACAAGCAGCAATGGAGCCTCTCTTATCAGAGAAGTTTGATGCAGAGGTTATAAAGGAACTATTTGTCAGGTTTCAGAAGAAAATTATGCAGataatgaaggttgaaaaattaGAGAGTGCTACTTTTGTGATATCCATTACAAAAAAGGCTTGA
- the LOC106758417 gene encoding probable mediator of RNA polymerase II transcription subunit 37c yields the protein MAEDQKGLAIGIDLGTTYSCVAVWQQQHNRVEIIHNDQGNNITPSCVAFTDHERLIGDAAKNQAASNPENTIFDVKRLIGRKYSDPLVQKDKMLWPFKVVAGVDDKPMISVKYKGQEKSLCAEEISSMVLSKMRDIAEAYLEKPVKNAVVTVPAYFNDSQRKATMDAGAIVGLNVIRIINEPTAAAIAYGLDKRNDCVGERNIFVFDFGGGTFDVSILTIKNKVFQVKATAGNTHLGGEDIDNRMINYFVEEMKRKSKVDISGNPRALRRLKSACERAKRALSYAVTTNIEIDGLFEGIDLLSSITRAKFEEINMEVFEECMQTVDRCLKDAKMEKTSVHDVVLVGGSSRIPKMQQLLQDFFNGKDLCKSINPDEAVAYGAAVQAALLTEGLKNVPDLVLKDVTPLSLGILVTGDLMNVMIPKNTTIPIKKKQVFCTNLDYQFSTTIKVYEGERVKASDNNLLGFFHICGFPPAARGYPLDVTFAINENGILSVSAEDKATGNRKGIIISNDKGRLSNEEISKMIKEAENYKSEDEKFLKKAIAMNGLDDHVYKIRKALRKEDISSMLSSKEKEDIMSKILRATYMLDRRNEMEDIVAIEDFLKDLKAISEGIVVVENGCKRKRES from the exons ATGGCTGAAGACCAAAAGGGATTGGCAATAGGAATCGACCTTGGCACAACATACTCCTGTGTTGCAGTATGGCAGCAACAACATAACAGAGTGGAGATCATTCATAATGATCAAGGCAACAATATCACTCCTTCTTGTGTTGCTTTCACGGACCATGAAAGGTTGATAGGAGATGCTGCTAAAAATCAGGCTGCTTCTAATCCAGAGAACACCATCTTCG ATGTTAAGAGGTTGATCGGTAGGAAATACAGTGACCCACTTGTTCAGAAAGACAAAATGTTGTGGCCATTTAAGGTTGTTGCCGGTGTCGATGACAAACCCATGATTTCTGTTAAGTACAAGGGTCAGGAGAAGAGCCTTTGTGCGGAGGAAATATCATCCATGGTCCTCTCAAAGATGCGGGACATTGCAGAGGCATACTTAGAAAAGCCTGTAAAGAATGCGGTGGTTACTGTGCCTGCCTATTTCAATGATTCTCAACGCAAAGCTACCATGGATGCTGGTGCTATTGTAGGTCTCAATGTTATTCGTATCATCAATGAACCCACCGCTGCAGCAATTGCATACGGTCTTGATAAGAGAAATGATTGTGTTGGAGAacgaaatatttttgtttttgacttTGGAGGTGGTACATTCGATGTGTCTATTCTCACTATTAAGAACAAAGTCTTTCAAGTTAAGGCCACTGCCGGAAACACTCACCTTGGCGGAGAGGACATTGATAATAGAATGATTAACTACTTTGTGGAGGagatgaaaaggaaaagtaaagTTGACATAAGTGGGAATCCACGTGCCTTAAGGAGGTTGAAAAGTGCTTGCGAGAGAGCAAAAAGGGCACTGTCATATGCTGTTACTACAAACATCGAGATAGATGGTTTATTTGAAGGTATTGATTTGCTTTCTTCAATAACCCGAGCAAAATTTGAAGAAATCAATATGGAGGTCTTTGAAGAGTGTATGCAAACAGTAGATAGGTGTCTTAAGGATGCTAAGATGGAGAAAACTAGTGTACATGATGTTGTCCTTGTTGGTGGTTCTTCTAGGATTCCCAAAATGCAGCAGCTACTTCAAGACTTTTTCAATGGGAAGGATCTTTGCAAGAGCATAAACCCTGATGAGGCTGTTGCTTATGGTGCAGCTGTGCAGGCTGCTCTCTTAACTGAAGGCCTTAAGAATGTTCCAGATTTGGTATTGAAAGATGTTACTCCGCTTTCACTTGGCATATTGGTAACGGGGGATCTCATGAATGTTATGATTCCTAAGAATACTACTATTCCTATAAAGAAGAAACAAGTTTTTTGCACAAACTTAGATTACCAATTCTCAACCACGATTAAAGTTTACGAGGGCGAGAGAGTAAAAGCCAGTGATAATAATTTGTTGggtttttttcatatttgtgGCTTTCCCCCAGCTGCTCGTGGCTATCCTCTTGATGTGACTTTTGCAATAAATGAAAATGGCATTCTTTCCGTTTCTGCTGAGGATAAAGCAACCGGTAATAGGAAAGGAATTATAATATCCAATGACAAAGGAAGACTGTCAAATGAAGAAATTAGTAAAATGATTAAAGAAGCAGAGAATTATAAGTCTGAAGATGAGAAGTTTCTTAAGAAGGCCATAGCAATGAATGGTTTAGATGATCACGTTTATAAAATCAGAAAGGCTTTAAGGAAAGAGGATATCAGCTCAATGTTGAGCTcgaaagaaaaggaagatatTATGTCTAAAATTTTAAGAGCCACTTATATGCTTGATAGGCGGAACGAGATGGAAGATATAGTTGCTATTGAAGACTTTCTCAAAGATCTTAAAGCAATCAGTGAAGGAATTGTGGTCGTGGAAAACGGTTGTAAAAGGAAAAGAGAGTCATAG
- the LOC111241491 gene encoding uncharacterized protein LOC111241491: MLEFNEDFESDPDGVKQTDLYPSVSRNEGLGESEVAEEEKNIVFHTVSKKLIGEGEEANDVCGDSYLVETSETSVPKTCENDKVTPTIIEKSLDLKQSVGGMEELLLPLKINYYPICLQS, from the coding sequence ATGTTAGAATTTAATGAAGATTTTGAATCTGATCCAGATGGGGTTAAGCAAACAGATTTGTATCCTTCAGTTTCGAGGAATGAAGGATTGGGAGAGAGTGAAGTTGCAGAAGAGGAGAAGAATATTGTGTTTCATACTGTATCAAAAAAGTTAATTGGAGAGGGTGAGGAAGCAAATGATGTTTGTGGTGATTCTTATTTAGTGGAAACTTCGGAGACAAGTGTTCCAAAAACATGTGAGAATGACAAGGTTACTCCAACCATAATTGAAAAATCATTGGATTTGAAGCAAAGTGTGGGTGGAATGGAAGAGCTTTTGCTTCCGTTGAAGATCAACTACTACCCAATTTGTCTACAGAGTTGA